A stretch of Rhizobium glycinendophyticum DNA encodes these proteins:
- a CDS encoding ABC transporter substrate-binding protein, with product MRKHLLTTTAAMLLAMTGVAFADMEAAKKFLDTEIGDMSTLDRAAQEAELQWFIDAAKPFAGMEIKVVSETIATHEYESKVLAPAFTAITGIKITHDLIGEGDVVEKLQTQMQSGENIYDAYVNDSDLIGTHWRYQQARSLTKWMANEGKDVTNPNLDLADFIGTKFTTAPDGDLYQLPDQQFANLYWFRYDWFNDEKNKADFKAKYGYDLGVPVNWSAYEDIAEFFTGREIDGKKVFGHMDYGKKDPSLGWRFTDAWLSMAGNGDKGLPNGLPVDEWGIKVNEKSQPVGSCVARGGDTNGPASVYAIQKYLDWLKAYAPPEAQGMTFGEAGPVPAQGNVAQQMFTYTAFTADFVKKGLPVVNEDGTPKWRFAPSPHGVYWKDGMKLGYQDVGSWTLMKSTPDDRAKAAWLYAQFVTSKTVDVKKSHVGLTLIRESTIQHKSFTDRAPNLGGLIEFYRSPARVQWSPTGTNIPDYPKLAQLWWQAIGDASSGAKTAQEAMDSLCAEQEKVLQRLERAGVQGDIGPALAEEHDLEYWNKDAVAKGNLAPQLKIENEKEKPITVNYDELVKSWQK from the coding sequence ATGCGAAAGCACCTTTTGACAACGACGGCGGCCATGCTGCTCGCCATGACCGGCGTGGCATTCGCCGACATGGAAGCGGCGAAGAAGTTCCTGGATACCGAGATCGGCGACATGTCGACGCTCGACCGCGCCGCCCAGGAAGCCGAACTGCAGTGGTTCATCGATGCGGCGAAGCCCTTTGCCGGCATGGAGATCAAGGTCGTCTCCGAAACCATTGCCACCCATGAATACGAATCCAAGGTCCTGGCCCCGGCATTCACCGCGATCACCGGCATCAAGATCACGCACGACCTGATCGGCGAAGGCGACGTCGTCGAAAAGCTGCAGACCCAGATGCAGTCGGGCGAAAACATCTACGACGCCTATGTCAACGACTCGGACCTGATCGGCACCCATTGGCGCTACCAGCAGGCCCGCTCGCTGACCAAGTGGATGGCCAACGAAGGCAAGGACGTTACCAACCCCAACCTTGACCTTGCCGACTTCATCGGCACCAAGTTCACGACCGCTCCGGACGGCGATCTCTATCAGTTGCCTGACCAGCAGTTCGCGAACCTCTACTGGTTCCGCTATGACTGGTTCAACGACGAGAAGAACAAGGCCGACTTCAAGGCCAAGTACGGCTACGACCTCGGCGTCCCGGTCAACTGGTCCGCTTACGAAGACATCGCCGAATTCTTCACCGGCCGCGAAATCGACGGCAAGAAGGTCTTCGGCCACATGGACTACGGCAAGAAGGACCCGTCGCTCGGCTGGCGCTTCACCGATGCCTGGCTCTCCATGGCCGGCAACGGCGACAAGGGCCTGCCGAATGGTCTGCCTGTCGACGAATGGGGCATCAAGGTCAACGAAAAGTCCCAGCCGGTCGGCTCCTGCGTCGCCCGCGGCGGTGACACCAACGGCCCGGCCTCCGTCTACGCCATCCAGAAGTATCTCGACTGGCTGAAGGCCTATGCACCGCCGGAAGCCCAGGGCATGACCTTCGGTGAAGCCGGTCCGGTACCTGCTCAGGGCAACGTCGCCCAGCAGATGTTCACCTACACGGCGTTTACTGCCGACTTCGTCAAGAAGGGCCTGCCGGTCGTCAACGAGGACGGCACCCCGAAATGGCGTTTTGCTCCGAGCCCGCACGGCGTCTACTGGAAGGACGGCATGAAGCTCGGTTATCAGGACGTCGGCTCCTGGACCCTGATGAAGTCGACCCCTGACGACCGCGCCAAGGCCGCCTGGCTCTATGCACAGTTCGTCACCTCGAAGACCGTGGACGTGAAGAAAAGCCATGTTGGCCTGACGCTCATCCGCGAATCGACGATCCAGCACAAGTCCTTCACCGACCGTGCACCGAACCTCGGTGGCCTGATCGAGTTCTATCGTTCGCCGGCCCGCGTTCAGTGGTCGCCGACCGGTACGAACATCCCTGATTATCCGAAGCTGGCTCAGCTGTGGTGGCAGGCGATCGGTGACGCATCCTCGGGTGCGAAGACCGCGCAGGAAGCCATGGACTCGCTCTGCGCCGAGCAGGAAAAGGTCCTGCAGCGTCTTGAGCGTGCGGGCGTCCAGGGTGACATCGGTCCGGCACTCGCCGAAGAACACGATCTCGAATACTGGAACAAGGATGCAGTCGCCAAGGGTAACCTGGCTCCGCAGCTGAAGATCGAGAACGAAAAAGAAAAGCCGATCACGGTCAACTACGACGAACTGGTCAAGAGCTGGCAGAAGTGA
- the glpK gene encoding glycerol kinase GlpK, producing MSGYILAIDQGTTSTRSMIFDHEMHIVGVAQQEFTQHFPDSGWVEHDADEIWQSVLATIEKALSAAKIKITDITAIGITNQRETVVVWDRNTGKPVHRAIVWQDRRTARFCDELKHKGLEPLFTQKTGLLLDPYFSGTKLSWLLKNVDGLKARAENGEICFGTVDSWLIYKLTGRKVHATDATNASRTLIYDIGENRFDDELLSILDIPRAMLPEVKDCADDFGITDKSVLGAEIPILGVAGDQQAAVIGNACFEPGMMKSTYGTGCFALLNTGTDRVTSSNRLLSTIAYRLNGKTTYALEGSIFIAGAAVQWLRDQMGFVKVASETDALASKADPNQRVYLVPAFTGLGAPHWDADARGAIFGLTRGTGPAEFARAVLESVAYQTHDLLEAMKKDWTGASSQTVLRVDGGMVASDWTMQRLADILAAPVDRPVLLETTVLGAAWLAGSRAGLWPDQAGFAATWKRDRRFEPTMETGEREAAIAGWQDSVSRCLTTR from the coding sequence ATGAGCGGTTACATTCTGGCCATCGACCAAGGCACCACCTCGACCCGGTCGATGATCTTCGATCACGAGATGCACATCGTCGGTGTCGCCCAGCAGGAGTTCACCCAGCATTTCCCCGATTCCGGCTGGGTCGAACATGATGCGGACGAGATCTGGCAGAGCGTACTCGCTACGATCGAAAAGGCGCTATCGGCCGCAAAAATCAAGATTACCGACATCACCGCCATCGGCATCACCAACCAGCGCGAAACCGTCGTCGTCTGGGACCGCAATACCGGCAAGCCCGTTCACCGTGCCATCGTCTGGCAGGACCGCCGCACAGCCCGCTTCTGCGACGAGCTGAAGCACAAGGGTCTGGAACCGCTCTTCACGCAGAAGACCGGCCTGCTGCTCGATCCCTATTTCTCCGGAACCAAGCTTTCCTGGCTGCTGAAGAACGTCGATGGACTGAAAGCCCGCGCCGAAAACGGCGAGATCTGCTTCGGCACGGTCGACAGCTGGCTCATCTACAAGCTGACCGGTCGCAAGGTCCACGCCACGGATGCGACCAACGCCTCGCGCACGCTGATCTATGACATCGGCGAAAACCGCTTCGACGACGAACTGCTCTCGATTCTCGACATTCCGCGCGCCATGCTGCCCGAGGTCAAGGATTGCGCCGACGACTTCGGCATCACCGACAAGTCTGTGCTCGGCGCGGAAATTCCGATCCTCGGCGTCGCCGGCGATCAGCAGGCCGCCGTCATCGGCAATGCCTGCTTCGAGCCCGGCATGATGAAGTCCACCTACGGCACAGGCTGCTTCGCGCTGCTGAACACCGGCACCGACCGCGTCACCTCCTCCAACCGTCTCCTGAGCACCATCGCCTACCGCCTGAACGGCAAGACGACCTATGCGCTCGAAGGCTCGATTTTCATCGCCGGTGCCGCCGTGCAATGGCTGCGTGACCAGATGGGCTTCGTCAAGGTCGCCTCGGAAACCGATGCGCTGGCCAGCAAGGCCGACCCGAACCAGCGCGTTTATCTCGTCCCCGCCTTTACCGGCCTCGGCGCGCCCCATTGGGATGCCGATGCACGCGGCGCCATCTTCGGCCTGACCCGTGGCACCGGCCCCGCCGAATTCGCCCGCGCCGTGCTCGAAAGCGTCGCCTACCAGACGCATGATCTTCTCGAAGCAATGAAGAAGGACTGGACGGGCGCGAGCTCGCAGACGGTCCTGCGTGTCGATGGCGGTATGGTCGCCTCCGATTGGACCATGCAGCGTCTCGCCGACATCCTGGCGGCCCCGGTCGATCGTCCCGTCTTGCTCGAAACCACCGTTCTGGGTGCCGCATGGCTCGCCGGCTCCCGCGCCGGCCTCTGGCCCGATCAGGCCGGTTTCGCCGCCACCTGGAAGCGCGACCGTCGCTTCGAACCGACGATGGAAACGGGTGAACGGGAGGCCGCCATTGCCGGTTGGCAGGATAGCGTCTCCCGCTGCCTCACCACACGCTGA
- a CDS encoding cisplatin damage response ATP-dependent DNA ligase, with amino-acid sequence MKDFANLLDRLVLTPSRNGKLTLLVDYFKATPDPDRGYALAALTEGLDIKGVKPALLKELVLERMDPVLFQYSYDYVGDLAETISLVWEPSDIEAASEEDDRLSAIVERLQRLGRSETRGVMRSLLDRLDTSERFALIKLVTGGLRIGVSARLTKQALSIFGNKDVTEIESLWHGLKPPYLDLFAWLEDRTEKPVLATPAIFHSVMLSTPVEDRDIATLDPADFAAEWKWDGIRVQLSCAGGRNRLYSRSGDDISGAFPDIVEAARFEGVIDGELLVGGTSRTNAPTRTFSDLQQRLNRKTVTAKMLEDYPVFIRAYDILFDGAEDVRPERFLDRRDRLTTLIEQQAPNRFDISPLVPFSTWDELERLRADPPDPVIEGVMLKRYDSVYQAGRAKGPWFKWKRDPMNADAVLMYAQRGHGKRSSYYSDFTFGVWTAIPGEGDVLVPVGKAYFGFTDDELEVLDRFVRNNTVERFGPVRSLRAEPEHGFVVEVAFEGLARSTRHKSGIAMRFPRIARLRQDKLPKDADRLETLVAML; translated from the coding sequence ATGAAAGACTTCGCCAATCTTCTCGACCGCCTGGTCCTGACGCCGAGCCGCAACGGCAAGCTGACGCTGCTCGTCGATTACTTCAAGGCAACGCCGGACCCCGACCGGGGTTATGCGCTGGCGGCGCTGACTGAGGGGCTCGACATCAAGGGCGTAAAGCCAGCCCTGCTCAAGGAACTGGTGCTGGAGCGGATGGACCCGGTGTTGTTCCAGTATTCCTACGACTATGTCGGGGATCTCGCCGAGACGATTTCGCTGGTGTGGGAACCCTCGGATATCGAAGCCGCCTCTGAAGAGGACGATCGGCTGTCGGCGATCGTCGAGCGGCTGCAGCGGCTGGGTCGCAGCGAGACGCGCGGAGTGATGCGTTCGCTGCTGGACCGGCTTGATACGTCGGAACGGTTCGCGCTGATCAAGCTCGTCACGGGGGGACTCCGGATCGGTGTGTCCGCGCGGCTGACGAAGCAGGCGCTGTCGATCTTCGGCAACAAGGACGTGACCGAGATCGAAAGCCTGTGGCACGGCCTGAAGCCGCCCTATCTCGACCTTTTCGCCTGGCTGGAAGACCGGACGGAAAAGCCGGTTCTGGCGACACCCGCGATCTTTCATTCGGTCATGCTGTCGACGCCGGTGGAGGATCGCGACATTGCGACGCTCGATCCGGCGGATTTTGCGGCGGAATGGAAGTGGGACGGGATCCGGGTGCAGCTTTCCTGCGCGGGCGGGCGCAACCGACTCTATTCGCGTTCGGGCGATGATATTTCGGGCGCCTTCCCGGATATCGTCGAGGCGGCGCGGTTCGAGGGGGTCATCGACGGGGAGCTGCTGGTGGGCGGCACATCGCGCACCAATGCGCCGACCCGGACCTTCTCCGACCTGCAGCAGCGATTGAACCGCAAGACCGTGACGGCGAAGATGCTGGAGGACTATCCGGTCTTCATCCGGGCCTATGACATTCTCTTTGATGGTGCCGAGGATGTTCGCCCGGAACGATTCCTCGACCGACGGGACCGGCTGACGACGCTGATCGAGCAGCAGGCGCCCAACCGTTTCGACATCTCACCACTGGTGCCGTTTTCGACCTGGGACGAGCTGGAGCGGCTCAGGGCAGACCCACCCGATCCGGTGATCGAAGGGGTCATGCTGAAGCGCTATGACAGCGTCTATCAGGCGGGCCGTGCCAAAGGGCCGTGGTTCAAGTGGAAGCGCGATCCGATGAATGCCGATGCCGTGCTGATGTATGCACAGCGTGGGCATGGGAAGCGATCCAGCTACTACTCCGACTTCACGTTTGGGGTCTGGACGGCCATTCCGGGCGAAGGCGACGTCCTGGTGCCGGTGGGCAAGGCCTATTTCGGCTTTACCGACGATGAGCTGGAGGTGCTCGACCGCTTTGTGCGCAACAATACCGTTGAACGGTTCGGGCCAGTGAGGAGCCTTAGAGCCGAGCCGGAGCACGGCTTCGTGGTCGAGGTGGCATTCGAAGGGCTGGCGCGTTCGACCCGGCACAAGTCGGGGATTGCCATGCGGTTTCCCCGCATCGCGCGGCTGAGGCAAGACAAGCTGCCGAAGGACGCCGACCGGCTGGAGACACTGGTCGCCATGCTCTGA
- a CDS encoding ligase-associated DNA damage response exonuclease: MIKPDLLLHPTPGGLYCPIGDFYVDPVRPVGRALITHGHSDHARSGHAHVLATRQTLDIMAIRYGEDFAASSQAAGFGETINVNGVSVRFHPAGHVLGSAQIEIEKDGTRIVVSGDYKRGVDPTCASFEPVPCDVFITEATFGLPVFHHPPPAGEIEKLLTSLRQFPERSHLIGAYALGKAQRVISLIRRGGYDQPIYIHGSLAKLCDYYESEGIDLGELRPATTEDKKSGSLKGAVVIGPPSAFNDRWARRFEDPLPIFASGWMMVRQRAKQRGVELPLVISDHCDWPELLDTIREVKPQEVWVTHGREEALVRWCELSGIAARPLHLVGYEDEGD, from the coding sequence ATGATCAAACCGGACCTTCTTCTGCATCCGACCCCCGGCGGGCTCTATTGCCCGATTGGTGACTTTTATGTCGATCCGGTGCGGCCGGTGGGCCGGGCGCTCATCACCCATGGCCATTCCGACCATGCGCGCTCCGGGCATGCCCACGTGCTGGCAACCCGCCAGACGCTGGATATCATGGCGATCCGTTACGGCGAGGATTTTGCCGCGTCCTCGCAGGCGGCCGGCTTCGGCGAGACGATCAACGTGAACGGCGTGTCCGTGCGCTTTCATCCGGCGGGGCATGTGCTGGGATCGGCACAAATCGAGATCGAGAAGGACGGGACGCGCATCGTCGTTTCCGGCGACTATAAGCGCGGTGTCGATCCGACTTGTGCGAGCTTCGAGCCGGTTCCCTGCGACGTGTTCATCACGGAGGCGACCTTCGGCCTGCCGGTCTTCCATCACCCGCCACCGGCCGGCGAGATCGAGAAGCTTCTGACTTCGCTTCGGCAGTTTCCCGAGCGCAGCCATCTGATCGGCGCCTATGCCTTGGGCAAAGCACAGCGGGTGATCTCGCTGATCCGGCGCGGCGGTTACGACCAGCCGATCTATATCCACGGGTCGCTTGCCAAGCTTTGCGACTACTATGAGAGCGAGGGAATCGATCTCGGCGAATTGCGGCCGGCGACGACCGAGGACAAGAAATCGGGAAGCCTGAAGGGTGCCGTTGTGATCGGCCCGCCGTCAGCTTTCAACGATCGCTGGGCGCGGCGTTTTGAGGACCCACTGCCGATCTTCGCTTCCGGCTGGATGATGGTGCGGCAGCGCGCCAAGCAGCGGGGGGTGGAGCTGCCGCTCGTCATTTCCGACCATTGCGACTGGCCGGAACTCCTGGACACGATCCGCGAGGTAAAACCGCAGGAGGTTTGGGTGACGCATGGGCGCGAGGAGGCGCTGGTGCGCTGGTGCGAGCTTTCGGGCATCGCTGCCCGCCCACTGCACCTCGTCGGTTACGAAGACGAGGGGGATTGA
- a CDS encoding DUF2177 family protein, with translation MTYLIAYVSTAVVFFALDYLWLTRVAIGFYRQNIGELLLATPNFPPAGIFYLFYVIGLVYFAVMPALTANSVVTALLHGAMLGLLAYGTYDMTNLATLKGWSLSVSLVDMAWGAVLSATAAAVGYLVVSRYAA, from the coding sequence ATGACCTATCTGATCGCCTATGTGTCGACGGCTGTCGTCTTTTTCGCACTTGACTATCTGTGGCTGACGCGCGTGGCGATCGGGTTTTATCGACAGAACATCGGCGAGTTGCTGCTCGCCACCCCGAATTTCCCGCCGGCCGGGATCTTCTATCTGTTCTACGTGATTGGCCTCGTCTATTTCGCGGTCATGCCGGCGCTTACTGCAAACAGCGTCGTGACGGCGCTGCTTCATGGCGCCATGCTCGGGCTGCTCGCCTATGGTACCTACGACATGACCAATCTTGCCACGCTCAAGGGCTGGTCGCTCTCCGTCAGCCTCGTCGACATGGCCTGGGGTGCGGTGCTTTCGGCAACGGCTGCTGCAGTCGGCTATCTCGTCGTGTCGCGTTACGCGGCCTGA
- a CDS encoding ChrR family anti-sigma-E factor, whose amino-acid sequence MNAHVQHHISDELLLDYASGTLAEGWSIAVATHLALCPSCRDRLSFMEHAGGELLEAVEVEDSASASESWTSMMNKIAADNRRPAAKAPARIVETGDVVIPEPLRSYLGTDVEGLKWRALGRGAYHIPIKTGDRESQVRLLKIPAGKPVPEHSHGGRELTLVLKGAFTDGSTVFRRGDLEEADETLTHQPVATPDEDCICLAVTDAPLKFKSLLVRLVQPVLGI is encoded by the coding sequence ATGAACGCTCACGTTCAACATCATATCAGCGACGAATTGTTGCTCGATTACGCAAGCGGTACCTTGGCCGAAGGTTGGAGCATTGCAGTCGCCACGCATCTGGCGCTCTGCCCAAGCTGCCGCGACCGCCTCTCTTTCATGGAACATGCCGGCGGCGAACTGCTGGAAGCGGTAGAGGTCGAGGATAGCGCGAGCGCAAGCGAAAGCTGGACTTCGATGATGAACAAGATCGCTGCGGATAACAGGAGGCCCGCCGCCAAAGCACCGGCGCGCATCGTGGAAACAGGTGATGTCGTCATCCCGGAACCTCTGCGGTCCTATCTGGGCACCGACGTGGAGGGTTTGAAGTGGCGGGCCCTCGGGCGCGGCGCCTATCACATTCCGATCAAGACCGGCGACAGGGAAAGCCAGGTTCGGCTCCTGAAGATCCCGGCGGGCAAGCCCGTGCCGGAGCATTCCCATGGGGGTCGCGAACTGACGCTGGTACTGAAGGGCGCCTTTACGGATGGCTCGACGGTATTTCGGCGCGGCGACCTGGAAGAGGCGGACGAGACGCTGACGCATCAACCGGTTGCGACGCCGGACGAAGACTGCATCTGTCTCGCCGTGACCGACGCACCGCTGAAGTTCAAGAGCCTGCTCGTCAGACTCGTTCAGCCCGTCCTGGGAATTTAA
- a CDS encoding sigma-70 family RNA polymerase sigma factor, with protein MTGSVDELEPQNFAQLLASVGRDRDVEAFEAIFKHYGPKVRAYMAKLARDGQAAEELMQETMLAVWNKAAQFDPARGNVSSWIFTIARNQRIDAFRRAKRPVFDPSDPAFVPDDVPPADVEFEGRQEADRLRRAMETLPPEQLELLKMSFYREASHSTIAAELGLPMGTVKSRIRLAFAKLRAALEERA; from the coding sequence ATGACCGGATCGGTTGATGAATTAGAGCCGCAGAATTTTGCGCAACTTTTGGCGTCTGTCGGGCGTGATCGTGATGTCGAGGCATTCGAGGCGATCTTCAAGCATTATGGCCCGAAGGTGCGCGCCTATATGGCGAAGCTGGCCCGTGATGGGCAGGCCGCTGAAGAACTGATGCAAGAGACGATGCTGGCGGTCTGGAACAAGGCGGCGCAGTTCGATCCGGCACGCGGAAACGTGTCCAGCTGGATTTTCACCATTGCGCGCAACCAGCGTATCGACGCCTTTCGTCGCGCCAAGCGACCAGTCTTCGATCCGTCGGATCCGGCGTTCGTTCCCGATGACGTTCCCCCGGCGGATGTCGAATTCGAAGGGCGCCAGGAAGCCGATCGGCTCCGGCGCGCCATGGAAACTCTACCACCCGAACAACTCGAACTTCTAAAGATGTCATTCTACAGAGAAGCCTCACACAGCACCATCGCCGCCGAGCTCGGCCTGCCGATGGGTACCGTGAAATCCCGCATCCGATTGGCTTTCGCCAAATTGCGAGCAGCCTTGGAGGAGCGCGCATGA